The following are encoded together in the Phaseolus vulgaris cultivar G19833 chromosome 9, P. vulgaris v2.0, whole genome shotgun sequence genome:
- the LOC137823052 gene encoding coiled-coil domain-containing protein SCD2-like isoform X2 codes for MDRRRNASPIYARQWSGGSSSTGSSSPAMSPAHPQSRLGASSTGISTVKRTQNVAAKAAAQRLARVMASQNAIADDGEDDDDLDFRFSAPPPSSISSFSSNASSNRSTSTNAATIPPISVARPNRSPSPALGRNFVEHTHSVRSTSAGRSGVSVRSAAVVPPSKSTLRTPMAIPPIDPPTNRNREKRFPSDISIRPLNSKDTGDQREASALRDELDMLQEENEALLEKLRQAEEKRQEVEARSRELEKQVASLGEGVSLEAKLLSRKEAALRQREAALKAAQQTQSGRDEDITALRVEIQNLKDDAAATLEQQQEAEAEAKALRTMTQRMILTQEEMEEVVLKRCWLARYWGLAVKHGICADIAQSKHEHWSSLAPLPFELVISAGQKAKEESWNKSADGPDRSKLVRDLNDLAGEGNIETMLSVEMGLRELASLKVEDAVVLALAQHRRPNLVRQSILDSKSQGDAKYSEAFELSEEEAEDVLFKESWLTYIWRRALFHGVEEDIAEEQLQFWIARSGQAPTSHDAVDVERGLLELRKLSIEPQLWEASRKGIDQAQGSVDANHKPATDSDASS; via the exons ATGGATCGAAGGAGAAACGCGAGTCCTATATACGCGCGGCAGTGGAGCGGTGGTTCCAGCAGCACTGGCTCGTCGTCGCCGGCGATGTCTCCGGCTCATCCTCAATCGCGCCTCGGTGCTTCTTCTACCGGTATCTCCACCGTCAAGCGCACGCAAAACGTGGCCGCCAAAGCCGCCGCGCAGCGCCTCGCTCGCGTCATGGCGTCTCAGAACGCCATCGCCGACGACGGGGAAGATGACGACGATCTCGATTTCCGGTTCAGCGCTCCGCCTCCTTCATCTATTTCTTCATTCTCCAGCAACGCCAGCAGTAACAGGAGCACCAGCACTAATGCCGCCACTATTCCTCCGATTTCGGTCGCCAGGCCTAACAGATCTCCTTCTCCTGCG TTAGGTCGGAACTTTGTAGAGCATACTCATTCCGTTCGTTCAACATCAGCTGGAAGATCGGGGGTTTCTGTTCGTTCAGCGGCAGTGGTGCCACCGAGCAAATCCACATTACGAACGCCTATGGCTATACCTCCTATTGACCCTCCTACTAATCGCAATAGAGAGAAAAG GTTTCCATCAGATATATCTATCAGGCCACTTAACTCAAAAGACACAGGAGATCAGCGTGAAGCTTCTGCACTCCGTGATGAA CTTGATATGCTACAAGAAGAGAACGAGGCTTTATTAGAAAAG CTAAGACAAGCAGAGGAGAAACGCCAAGAAGTGGAGGCCAGAAGTAGGGAACTTGAGAAACAG GTTGCTTCTCTTGGAGAAGGTGTATCCCTGGAAGCAAAATTGTTGAGCAG GAAGGAAGCTGCTTTGCGTCAAAGAGAG GCtgcactcaaggctgctcaacAAACACAGAGTGGGAGAGATGAGGATATCACTGCCCTTCGAGTGGAAATTCAG AACCTAAAAGATGATGCTGCAGCAACTTTGGAGCAGCAGCAAGAAGCTGAAGCTGAAGCAAAGGCTCTTCGCACAATGACTCAGAGAATGATTTTGACCCAAGAAGAAATG GAGGAAGTTGTCCTGAAGAGATGTTGGCTAGCCCGCTACTGGGGTCTTGCTGTAAAACATG GCATATGTGCAGATATAGCACAATCCAAGCATGAACATTGGTCTTCTCTAGCGCCTCTTCCTTTTGAACTTGTCAtctctgctggacagaaggctAAGGAAGAATCTTGGAACAAAA GTGCTGATGGTCCAGATAGAAGCAAGCTTGTTCGTGATTTGAATGATCTTGCCGGGGAAGGAAATATTGAGACTATGCTTTCAGTGGAGATGGGGTTGAGGGAACTTGCATCCTTAAAG gtTGAGGATGCTGTTGTGCTTGCACTAGCTCAACACAGACGACCAAATTTGGTTCGACAGTCCATTTTAG attCCAAGTCACAAGGCGATGCTAAATATTCAGAAGCATTTG AATTAAGTGAAGAGGAAGCAGAAGACGTTCTTTTCAAAGAG TCATGGTTAACCTATATTTGGAGAAGAGCATTATTTCATGGTGTGGAAGAAGATATTGCTGAAGAGCAGCTTCAATTTTGGATTGCCCGCAGTGGGCAGGCACCAACTTCACATGATGCTGTTGATG TTGAGCGTGGCTTGTTGGAGTTGAGGAAGCTAAGTATAGAACCGCAGCTTTGGGAAGCATCTCGAAAGGGAATTGATCAGGCTCAGGGGTCAGTAGATGCTAATCATAAGCCTGCCACCGACTCGGATGCCTCATCCTGA
- the LOC137823052 gene encoding coiled-coil domain-containing protein SCD2-like isoform X1, whose amino-acid sequence MDRRRNASPIYARQWSGGSSSTGSSSPAMSPAHPQSRLGASSTGISTVKRTQNVAAKAAAQRLARVMASQNAIADDGEDDDDLDFRFSAPPPSSISSFSSNASSNRSTSTNAATIPPISVARPNRSPSPALGRNFVEHTHSVRSTSAGRSGVSVRSAAVVPPSKSTLRTPMAIPPIDPPTNRNREKSDGFRFPSDISIRPLNSKDTGDQREASALRDELDMLQEENEALLEKLRQAEEKRQEVEARSRELEKQVASLGEGVSLEAKLLSRKEAALRQREAALKAAQQTQSGRDEDITALRVEIQNLKDDAAATLEQQQEAEAEAKALRTMTQRMILTQEEMEEVVLKRCWLARYWGLAVKHGICADIAQSKHEHWSSLAPLPFELVISAGQKAKEESWNKSADGPDRSKLVRDLNDLAGEGNIETMLSVEMGLRELASLKVEDAVVLALAQHRRPNLVRQSILDSKSQGDAKYSEAFELSEEEAEDVLFKESWLTYIWRRALFHGVEEDIAEEQLQFWIARSGQAPTSHDAVDVERGLLELRKLSIEPQLWEASRKGIDQAQGSVDANHKPATDSDASS is encoded by the exons ATGGATCGAAGGAGAAACGCGAGTCCTATATACGCGCGGCAGTGGAGCGGTGGTTCCAGCAGCACTGGCTCGTCGTCGCCGGCGATGTCTCCGGCTCATCCTCAATCGCGCCTCGGTGCTTCTTCTACCGGTATCTCCACCGTCAAGCGCACGCAAAACGTGGCCGCCAAAGCCGCCGCGCAGCGCCTCGCTCGCGTCATGGCGTCTCAGAACGCCATCGCCGACGACGGGGAAGATGACGACGATCTCGATTTCCGGTTCAGCGCTCCGCCTCCTTCATCTATTTCTTCATTCTCCAGCAACGCCAGCAGTAACAGGAGCACCAGCACTAATGCCGCCACTATTCCTCCGATTTCGGTCGCCAGGCCTAACAGATCTCCTTCTCCTGCG TTAGGTCGGAACTTTGTAGAGCATACTCATTCCGTTCGTTCAACATCAGCTGGAAGATCGGGGGTTTCTGTTCGTTCAGCGGCAGTGGTGCCACCGAGCAAATCCACATTACGAACGCCTATGGCTATACCTCCTATTGACCCTCCTACTAATCGCAATAGAGAGAAAAG TGATGGTTTCAGGTTTCCATCAGATATATCTATCAGGCCACTTAACTCAAAAGACACAGGAGATCAGCGTGAAGCTTCTGCACTCCGTGATGAA CTTGATATGCTACAAGAAGAGAACGAGGCTTTATTAGAAAAG CTAAGACAAGCAGAGGAGAAACGCCAAGAAGTGGAGGCCAGAAGTAGGGAACTTGAGAAACAG GTTGCTTCTCTTGGAGAAGGTGTATCCCTGGAAGCAAAATTGTTGAGCAG GAAGGAAGCTGCTTTGCGTCAAAGAGAG GCtgcactcaaggctgctcaacAAACACAGAGTGGGAGAGATGAGGATATCACTGCCCTTCGAGTGGAAATTCAG AACCTAAAAGATGATGCTGCAGCAACTTTGGAGCAGCAGCAAGAAGCTGAAGCTGAAGCAAAGGCTCTTCGCACAATGACTCAGAGAATGATTTTGACCCAAGAAGAAATG GAGGAAGTTGTCCTGAAGAGATGTTGGCTAGCCCGCTACTGGGGTCTTGCTGTAAAACATG GCATATGTGCAGATATAGCACAATCCAAGCATGAACATTGGTCTTCTCTAGCGCCTCTTCCTTTTGAACTTGTCAtctctgctggacagaaggctAAGGAAGAATCTTGGAACAAAA GTGCTGATGGTCCAGATAGAAGCAAGCTTGTTCGTGATTTGAATGATCTTGCCGGGGAAGGAAATATTGAGACTATGCTTTCAGTGGAGATGGGGTTGAGGGAACTTGCATCCTTAAAG gtTGAGGATGCTGTTGTGCTTGCACTAGCTCAACACAGACGACCAAATTTGGTTCGACAGTCCATTTTAG attCCAAGTCACAAGGCGATGCTAAATATTCAGAAGCATTTG AATTAAGTGAAGAGGAAGCAGAAGACGTTCTTTTCAAAGAG TCATGGTTAACCTATATTTGGAGAAGAGCATTATTTCATGGTGTGGAAGAAGATATTGCTGAAGAGCAGCTTCAATTTTGGATTGCCCGCAGTGGGCAGGCACCAACTTCACATGATGCTGTTGATG TTGAGCGTGGCTTGTTGGAGTTGAGGAAGCTAAGTATAGAACCGCAGCTTTGGGAAGCATCTCGAAAGGGAATTGATCAGGCTCAGGGGTCAGTAGATGCTAATCATAAGCCTGCCACCGACTCGGATGCCTCATCCTGA
- the LOC137823052 gene encoding coiled-coil domain-containing protein SCD2-like isoform X3 translates to MAIPPIDPPTNRNREKSDGFRFPSDISIRPLNSKDTGDQREASALRDELDMLQEENEALLEKLRQAEEKRQEVEARSRELEKQVASLGEGVSLEAKLLSRKEAALRQREAALKAAQQTQSGRDEDITALRVEIQNLKDDAAATLEQQQEAEAEAKALRTMTQRMILTQEEMEEVVLKRCWLARYWGLAVKHGICADIAQSKHEHWSSLAPLPFELVISAGQKAKEESWNKSADGPDRSKLVRDLNDLAGEGNIETMLSVEMGLRELASLKVEDAVVLALAQHRRPNLVRQSILDSKSQGDAKYSEAFELSEEEAEDVLFKESWLTYIWRRALFHGVEEDIAEEQLQFWIARSGQAPTSHDAVDVERGLLELRKLSIEPQLWEASRKGIDQAQGSVDANHKPATDSDASS, encoded by the exons ATGGCTATACCTCCTATTGACCCTCCTACTAATCGCAATAGAGAGAAAAG TGATGGTTTCAGGTTTCCATCAGATATATCTATCAGGCCACTTAACTCAAAAGACACAGGAGATCAGCGTGAAGCTTCTGCACTCCGTGATGAA CTTGATATGCTACAAGAAGAGAACGAGGCTTTATTAGAAAAG CTAAGACAAGCAGAGGAGAAACGCCAAGAAGTGGAGGCCAGAAGTAGGGAACTTGAGAAACAG GTTGCTTCTCTTGGAGAAGGTGTATCCCTGGAAGCAAAATTGTTGAGCAG GAAGGAAGCTGCTTTGCGTCAAAGAGAG GCtgcactcaaggctgctcaacAAACACAGAGTGGGAGAGATGAGGATATCACTGCCCTTCGAGTGGAAATTCAG AACCTAAAAGATGATGCTGCAGCAACTTTGGAGCAGCAGCAAGAAGCTGAAGCTGAAGCAAAGGCTCTTCGCACAATGACTCAGAGAATGATTTTGACCCAAGAAGAAATG GAGGAAGTTGTCCTGAAGAGATGTTGGCTAGCCCGCTACTGGGGTCTTGCTGTAAAACATG GCATATGTGCAGATATAGCACAATCCAAGCATGAACATTGGTCTTCTCTAGCGCCTCTTCCTTTTGAACTTGTCAtctctgctggacagaaggctAAGGAAGAATCTTGGAACAAAA GTGCTGATGGTCCAGATAGAAGCAAGCTTGTTCGTGATTTGAATGATCTTGCCGGGGAAGGAAATATTGAGACTATGCTTTCAGTGGAGATGGGGTTGAGGGAACTTGCATCCTTAAAG gtTGAGGATGCTGTTGTGCTTGCACTAGCTCAACACAGACGACCAAATTTGGTTCGACAGTCCATTTTAG attCCAAGTCACAAGGCGATGCTAAATATTCAGAAGCATTTG AATTAAGTGAAGAGGAAGCAGAAGACGTTCTTTTCAAAGAG TCATGGTTAACCTATATTTGGAGAAGAGCATTATTTCATGGTGTGGAAGAAGATATTGCTGAAGAGCAGCTTCAATTTTGGATTGCCCGCAGTGGGCAGGCACCAACTTCACATGATGCTGTTGATG TTGAGCGTGGCTTGTTGGAGTTGAGGAAGCTAAGTATAGAACCGCAGCTTTGGGAAGCATCTCGAAAGGGAATTGATCAGGCTCAGGGGTCAGTAGATGCTAATCATAAGCCTGCCACCGACTCGGATGCCTCATCCTGA
- the LOC137823053 gene encoding serine carboxypeptidase-like 45 isoform X1, translating into MKWPTWKSNTMEMAVVLLYLSFSLEVLCHPSHADRIDELPGQPYVGFQQFSGYVTVDDKKHKSLFYYFAESETDPASKPLVLWLNGGPGCSSLGVGAFSENGPFRPNGEFLIKNEYSWNKEANMLYLETPVGVGFSYAKGSSSYMTVNDEATARDNLVFLLRWFNKFPQYRSRDLFLTGESYAGHYVPQLAKLMIKMNTKKKIFNLKGIALGNPVLEYATDFNSRAEFFWSHGLISDSTYNMFTTVCNYSRYVSEYYRDSISPLCSKVMGQVSRETSKFVDKYDVTLDVCISSVLSQSNVISPKTQVSLYFRSVLLKFGFSIKIGALNRGMQEASESIDVCVDDKVTNYLNRRDVQEALHAKLVGVRKWDVCSNVLNYDMLNLEVPTLPVVGSLIKAGVRVLIYSGDQDSVIPLTGSRTLVQKLGRQLGLNTTVPYRVWFEGQQVGGWTQVHGNTLSFATVRGASHEVPFSQPRRSLVLFKSFLKGISLPEVF; encoded by the exons ATGAAGTGGCCAACATGGAAGTCCAACACCATGGAAATGGCTGTGGTGCTCCTTTATCTGAGTTTTTCCTTGGAGGTGCTCTGTCACCCTTCTCATGCAGACAGAATTGATGAGCTTCCTGGCCAACCCTACGTAGGCTTTCAACAGTTCTCAGGATATGTCACAGTGGATGACAAGAAACACAAGTCTCTCTTTTACTATTTTGCTGAGTCAGAAACTGATCCAGCTTCAAAGCCTCTTGTTCTGTGGCTCAATGGAG GACCTGGTTGTTCTTCTCTGGGAGTGGGAGCATTCTCAGAAAATGGACCCTTCAGGCCAAATGGAGAATTTCTGATTAAAAATGAGTATAGTTGGAACAAAG AGGCAAACATGCTGTATTTAGAGACACCAGTTGGAGTGGGGTTCTCCTATGCTAAAGGTAGCTCCTCATACATGACAGTGAATGACGAGGCAACAG CCAGGGACAATCTTGTATTCCTGCTACGCTGGTTCAACAAGTTCCCCCAATACAGGAGCAGAGATTTGTTTCTAACGGGGGAAAGCTATGCAG GTCATTATGTTCCTCAACTTGCAAAGCTCATGATTAAAATGAACACAAAGAAAAAGATATTCAATCTGAAAGGCATTGCG TTGGGTAATCCAGTTCTAGAATATGCCACCGACTTCAATTCAAGAGCTGAGTTCTTCTGGTCTCATGGGCTAATATCAGATTCAACCTACAACATGTTCACCACAGTGTGCAACTATTCTAGGTACGTGAGTGAGTACTACAGGGACTCAATTTCGCCTCTTTGTTCAAAGGTTATGGGCCAAGTGAGCAGAGAAACAAGTAAATTTGTGGACAAATATGATGTCACACTTGATGTTTGCATTTCCTCAGTGCTATCACAATCCAATGTTATTTCTCCTAAAACCCAAGTGAGTCTTTACTTCAGATCAGTACTTCTCAAGTTTGGCTTTTCCATTAAAATTGGTGCCTTAAATCGTGGCATGCAGGAAGCAAGTGAGAGCATAGATGTTTGTGTGGATGATAAGGTTACAAACTACTTAAACCGGAGAGATGTACAAGAGGCACTTCATGCAAAGCTCGTTGGAGTTCGGAAGTGGGATGTTTGCAGCAA CGTACTCAACTATGATATGCTCAACCTGGAAGTGCCTACACTACCTGTTGTTGGATCACTGATAAAAGCTGGAGTTAGGGTCTTAATTTACAG TGGAGATCAAGATTCAGTAATTCCACTGACTGGAAGCCGTACCTTAGTTCAGAAGTTGGGAAGACAATTAGGACTGAATACAACAGTCCCTTACAGAGTATGGTTTGAAGGTCAGCAG GTTGGTGGGTGGACTCAAGTTCATGGCAATACCCTCTCATTTGCGACTGTCAGAGGTGCCTCCCATGAAGTTCCTTTCTCACAACCTCGAAGATCACTTGTACTATTCAAGTCATTCTTGAAAGGCATATCTTTACCTGAAGTCTTCTGA
- the LOC137823053 gene encoding serine carboxypeptidase-like 45 isoform X2, translating to MKWPTWKSNTMEMAVVLLYLSFSLEVLCHPSHADRIDELPGQPYVGFQQFSGYVTVDDKKHKSLFYYFAESETDPASKPLVLWLNGGPGCSSLGVGAFSENGPFRPNGEFLIKNEYSWNKEANMLYLETPVGVGFSYAKGSSSYMTVNDEATARDNLVFLLRWFNKFPQYRSRDLFLTGESYAGHYVPQLAKLMIKMNTKKKIFNLKGIALGNPVLEYATDFNSRAEFFWSHGLISDSTYNMFTTVCNYSRYVSEYYRDSISPLCSKVMGQVSRETSKFVDKYDVTLDVCISSVLSQSNVISPKTQEASESIDVCVDDKVTNYLNRRDVQEALHAKLVGVRKWDVCSNVLNYDMLNLEVPTLPVVGSLIKAGVRVLIYSGDQDSVIPLTGSRTLVQKLGRQLGLNTTVPYRVWFEGQQVGGWTQVHGNTLSFATVRGASHEVPFSQPRRSLVLFKSFLKGISLPEVF from the exons ATGAAGTGGCCAACATGGAAGTCCAACACCATGGAAATGGCTGTGGTGCTCCTTTATCTGAGTTTTTCCTTGGAGGTGCTCTGTCACCCTTCTCATGCAGACAGAATTGATGAGCTTCCTGGCCAACCCTACGTAGGCTTTCAACAGTTCTCAGGATATGTCACAGTGGATGACAAGAAACACAAGTCTCTCTTTTACTATTTTGCTGAGTCAGAAACTGATCCAGCTTCAAAGCCTCTTGTTCTGTGGCTCAATGGAG GACCTGGTTGTTCTTCTCTGGGAGTGGGAGCATTCTCAGAAAATGGACCCTTCAGGCCAAATGGAGAATTTCTGATTAAAAATGAGTATAGTTGGAACAAAG AGGCAAACATGCTGTATTTAGAGACACCAGTTGGAGTGGGGTTCTCCTATGCTAAAGGTAGCTCCTCATACATGACAGTGAATGACGAGGCAACAG CCAGGGACAATCTTGTATTCCTGCTACGCTGGTTCAACAAGTTCCCCCAATACAGGAGCAGAGATTTGTTTCTAACGGGGGAAAGCTATGCAG GTCATTATGTTCCTCAACTTGCAAAGCTCATGATTAAAATGAACACAAAGAAAAAGATATTCAATCTGAAAGGCATTGCG TTGGGTAATCCAGTTCTAGAATATGCCACCGACTTCAATTCAAGAGCTGAGTTCTTCTGGTCTCATGGGCTAATATCAGATTCAACCTACAACATGTTCACCACAGTGTGCAACTATTCTAGGTACGTGAGTGAGTACTACAGGGACTCAATTTCGCCTCTTTGTTCAAAGGTTATGGGCCAAGTGAGCAGAGAAACAAGTAAATTTGTGGACAAATATGATGTCACACTTGATGTTTGCATTTCCTCAGTGCTATCACAATCCAATGTTATTTCTCCTAAAACCCAA GAAGCAAGTGAGAGCATAGATGTTTGTGTGGATGATAAGGTTACAAACTACTTAAACCGGAGAGATGTACAAGAGGCACTTCATGCAAAGCTCGTTGGAGTTCGGAAGTGGGATGTTTGCAGCAA CGTACTCAACTATGATATGCTCAACCTGGAAGTGCCTACACTACCTGTTGTTGGATCACTGATAAAAGCTGGAGTTAGGGTCTTAATTTACAG TGGAGATCAAGATTCAGTAATTCCACTGACTGGAAGCCGTACCTTAGTTCAGAAGTTGGGAAGACAATTAGGACTGAATACAACAGTCCCTTACAGAGTATGGTTTGAAGGTCAGCAG GTTGGTGGGTGGACTCAAGTTCATGGCAATACCCTCTCATTTGCGACTGTCAGAGGTGCCTCCCATGAAGTTCCTTTCTCACAACCTCGAAGATCACTTGTACTATTCAAGTCATTCTTGAAAGGCATATCTTTACCTGAAGTCTTCTGA